One window of the Rhizorhabdus dicambivorans genome contains the following:
- the parC gene encoding DNA topoisomerase IV subunit A: MTDLAELPDDSVRNTPFDSALSDRYLVYALSTITARSLPDVRDGLKPVHRRLLWAMRLLRLDPASGYKKCARVVGDVIGKYHPHGDQSVYDAMVRLAQTFSLRYPLVDGQGNFGNVDGDNAAAMRYTEARLTAAANELMAGLDEGTVDFRPTYNGEEEEPEIFPGLFPNLLANGASGIAVGMATSIPPHNVAELVDAAVHLIDQPEATSAELMHYVQGPDFPTGGVLVDSAQSIADAYASGRGAFRVRALIEKVEEKGGGWHLVVSQIPYQVQKSKLIEEIAELINEKKLPILADVRDESDEDIRIVLEPRSRTVDADMLMESLFRLTDLEVRVSLNLNVLDDTRTPMVMSLAQALSAWLKHQFEVLIRRSQHRLAKIADRIELLDGYLIVYLNLDRIIQIIREEDEPKAVMMAEFGLTDRQAEAILNMRLRSLRKLEEMELRKERDTLDAEGKGLEELIASPARQRTRMKRDLAALRNRYGPETALGARRTSLSEAAPAREIPLEAMVEREPVTVILSQRGWIRAMKGHLDDAATAVVKFKEGDGPAYAIKAQTTDRILLATDQGRFYTLPADKLPGGRGFGEPVRLFADIDADARVAALLVAKAGAELLLASADGKGFVVDMGEVTAETRKGKQVMNLREKGRLSVVHRVAPGDDYVAAIGDNRKMVVFPLNELPRMARGQGVTIQRYKDGGLSDAISFKLEEGLSWMMGGETGRTRTESDLTPWRAARGAAGRMPPVGFPRDNRFKP, encoded by the coding sequence ATGACCGATCTCGCCGAGCTGCCCGACGACAGCGTTCGCAACACCCCCTTCGATAGCGCGCTCTCCGATCGCTATCTCGTCTATGCGCTGTCGACGATCACTGCGCGTTCGCTGCCCGATGTGCGCGATGGGCTGAAACCGGTGCATCGCCGGCTGCTCTGGGCGATGCGGCTGCTGCGGCTCGATCCCGCCTCAGGTTACAAGAAATGCGCCCGCGTCGTCGGCGACGTAATCGGCAAATACCATCCGCATGGCGACCAGTCGGTCTATGATGCGATGGTCCGCCTCGCCCAGACCTTCTCGCTGCGTTACCCGCTGGTCGACGGCCAGGGCAATTTCGGCAATGTCGATGGCGATAACGCGGCGGCGATGCGCTATACGGAAGCACGGCTGACCGCCGCCGCCAACGAACTGATGGCCGGACTCGATGAGGGCACGGTCGATTTCCGTCCCACCTATAATGGCGAGGAGGAAGAGCCGGAGATATTCCCCGGCCTGTTCCCGAACCTGCTTGCCAATGGCGCCAGCGGCATTGCCGTCGGCATGGCCACCTCGATCCCGCCGCACAATGTCGCCGAGCTGGTCGATGCCGCCGTCCACCTGATCGACCAGCCCGAGGCGACCAGCGCCGAGTTGATGCACTATGTTCAGGGTCCGGACTTTCCGACCGGCGGCGTGCTGGTAGACAGCGCCCAGTCGATCGCGGACGCCTATGCGAGCGGCCGCGGCGCCTTCCGCGTCCGCGCGCTCATCGAAAAGGTCGAGGAAAAGGGCGGCGGCTGGCACCTCGTCGTCAGCCAGATTCCCTATCAGGTCCAGAAGTCGAAGCTGATCGAGGAGATTGCCGAGCTCATCAACGAGAAGAAGCTGCCGATCCTCGCCGACGTCCGCGACGAGAGCGACGAGGATATCCGCATCGTCCTCGAACCGCGCAGCCGCACCGTCGACGCCGACATGCTGATGGAAAGCCTGTTCCGGCTGACCGACCTAGAGGTGCGCGTCTCGCTCAACCTCAACGTGCTCGACGACACCCGCACGCCGATGGTGATGAGCCTCGCCCAGGCGCTGTCGGCCTGGCTCAAGCATCAGTTCGAGGTGCTGATCCGCCGATCGCAGCATCGCCTCGCCAAGATCGCCGACCGGATCGAACTGCTCGACGGCTATCTGATCGTATATCTCAACCTCGACCGGATCATCCAGATCATCCGCGAGGAGGACGAGCCCAAGGCGGTGATGATGGCCGAGTTCGGCCTCACCGACCGTCAGGCCGAGGCGATCCTCAACATGCGGCTGCGCAGCTTGCGCAAGCTGGAGGAGATGGAACTCCGCAAGGAACGCGACACGCTCGACGCCGAGGGCAAGGGGCTGGAAGAACTGATCGCCAGCCCGGCCCGCCAGCGCACCCGGATGAAGCGCGACCTCGCGGCGCTGCGCAACCGCTATGGCCCGGAGACGGCGCTGGGCGCGCGCCGCACCAGCCTGTCGGAAGCCGCGCCCGCGCGCGAGATTCCGCTGGAGGCGATGGTCGAGCGCGAGCCGGTGACGGTGATCCTCTCGCAGCGCGGCTGGATCCGCGCGATGAAGGGCCATCTCGACGATGCGGCGACTGCGGTGGTCAAGTTCAAGGAGGGCGACGGCCCGGCCTATGCCATCAAGGCGCAGACCACCGACCGCATCCTGCTCGCGACCGACCAGGGCCGCTTCTATACGCTGCCGGCCGACAAGCTGCCTGGCGGGCGCGGTTTCGGCGAGCCCGTGCGCCTGTTCGCCGATATCGACGCTGATGCCCGGGTGGCGGCGCTGCTCGTCGCGAAGGCGGGGGCGGAACTGCTGCTGGCTTCTGCCGATGGCAAGGGCTTCGTCGTCGATATGGGCGAGGTCACCGCCGAGACCCGCAAGGGTAAGCAGGTGATGAACCTGCGCGAGAAGGGGCGGCTCAGCGTCGTCCATCGGGTTGCGCCGGGTGACGATTATGTCGCGGCGATCGGCGACAACCGCAAGATGGTGGTCTTCCCCCTCAATGAGTTGCCGCGCATGGCGCGCGGTCAGGGCGTGACCATCCAGCGCTACAAGGATGGTGGGCTCTCCGATGCGATCAGCTTCAAGCTGGAAGAGGGGCTCAGCTGGATGATGGGCGGCGAGACCGGCCGCACCCGTACTGAAAGCGACCTGACCCCGTGGCGAGCGGCGCGCGGCGCGGCGGGCCGCATGCCGCCGGTGGGTTTCCCGCGCGACAACCGCTTCAAGCCTTGA
- a CDS encoding putative bifunctional diguanylate cyclase/phosphodiesterase produces the protein MPALQLPAALQELLDTPRTAAQQEFIDTLPIAIALVCMVDRKPTILARNSAFLQIASRHGLPRQADPARDLCAGIALPLMPVIANFLDGDEIERSFDMQEGDGISGRHFAVRLSRLASGESPVPRCIVSLIDRTQQVEGERSLRTQMLRDSLTGLPNRAAFAEQIEQAMVNFETEGRQFAVLLIDLTRFSRVNEGVGSLAGDELIITVARRLISALRAGDVLARLVGDEFAVLLSVADDPSEAMRAARRMQACLATPIRLGDLEIKIDCAVGAAMMTSTVDAAEDLIRNAQFAMKRAKHSGHAELYQACDSTAARQRFSLETELRRAIERDQLHLAFQPLVDLKSGAVLGFEALARWDHPEKGAISPVEFIPVAEESGLIVPLGRWALRAATRTLAEWDRKAGSPLPVHMAVNVSAVQFHRDDVVSAVEAALAESGLAGNRLKIELTESCIVSDPDGIAQVLRAIHDLDVMIAMDDFGTGYSSLAYLQQLPINVLKIDRSFVAPMLQDKDSVAIVRAILGLASALGMATTAEGVESPELVETLISLGCDVAQGYHFARPLPSDEAYAYFRSRNA, from the coding sequence GTGCCCGCGCTCCAGCTTCCCGCCGCCCTTCAGGAACTCCTCGATACCCCGCGCACCGCCGCGCAGCAGGAGTTCATCGATACGCTCCCGATCGCGATCGCCTTGGTCTGCATGGTCGATCGCAAGCCAACGATATTGGCTAGAAACAGCGCGTTTTTGCAGATCGCATCGCGTCACGGCCTGCCGCGCCAGGCCGATCCCGCGCGTGATCTCTGCGCCGGCATTGCCCTGCCGCTGATGCCGGTGATCGCGAACTTCCTTGACGGGGACGAGATAGAACGCAGCTTCGACATGCAGGAAGGTGACGGCATCTCGGGCCGACATTTCGCGGTCCGGCTGTCGCGTCTCGCAAGCGGCGAATCACCCGTGCCCCGCTGCATCGTTTCGCTGATCGACCGCACCCAGCAGGTGGAGGGCGAGCGCTCCCTGCGCACCCAGATGCTGCGCGACAGCCTCACGGGCCTGCCCAACCGAGCTGCTTTCGCGGAGCAGATCGAGCAGGCGATGGTCAATTTCGAGACCGAGGGCCGCCAGTTCGCGGTGCTGCTGATCGATCTGACCCGCTTCAGCCGCGTCAATGAAGGCGTCGGATCGCTGGCAGGCGACGAGCTGATCATCACTGTCGCGCGTCGCCTGATCTCGGCGCTGCGCGCGGGCGACGTGCTCGCCCGCCTGGTTGGCGACGAATTCGCGGTGCTGCTCAGCGTCGCCGATGACCCGTCGGAGGCGATGCGCGCCGCGCGCCGCATGCAGGCCTGCCTCGCCACGCCGATCCGGCTGGGTGATCTGGAGATCAAGATCGACTGCGCGGTCGGTGCGGCGATGATGACATCGACCGTCGATGCCGCCGAGGATCTGATCCGCAACGCCCAGTTCGCGATGAAGCGCGCCAAGCATTCGGGCCATGCCGAGCTGTATCAGGCGTGCGACAGCACCGCCGCCCGCCAGCGCTTCAGCCTGGAAACCGAACTGCGCCGGGCGATCGAGCGCGATCAGTTGCATCTCGCCTTTCAGCCGCTGGTCGATCTGAAGAGTGGCGCGGTGCTCGGCTTCGAGGCGCTCGCCCGCTGGGACCACCCGGAAAAGGGCGCGATCTCGCCGGTCGAGTTCATCCCTGTCGCCGAGGAATCGGGCCTGATCGTGCCGCTTGGCCGCTGGGCGCTGCGTGCCGCTACCCGCACCCTCGCCGAATGGGACCGCAAGGCAGGCTCGCCACTGCCGGTGCATATGGCGGTCAATGTCTCGGCGGTTCAGTTTCACCGCGACGATGTCGTCTCGGCGGTGGAGGCCGCCCTGGCCGAGAGCGGCCTGGCCGGCAACCGGCTCAAGATCGAGTTGACCGAAAGCTGCATCGTCAGCGATCCGGACGGCATCGCCCAGGTGCTGCGCGCGATCCACGATCTGGATGTCATGATCGCGATGGATGATTTCGGCACCGGCTATTCCAGCCTCGCCTATCTTCAGCAGCTGCCGATCAACGTGCTGAAGATCGACCGCAGCTTCGTGGCGCCGATGCTGCAGGACAAGGATTCGGTCGCGATCGTGCGCGCCATTCTTGGCCTCGCCTCGGCGCTGGGTATGGCCACCACCGCCGAGGGTGTGGAATCACCCGAGCTGGTCGAGACCCTGATCAGCCTAGGCTGCGATGTTGCGCAGGGTTATCACTTTGCCCGCCCGCTGCCTTCGGACGAGGCCTATGCCTATTTCCGGTCGCGCAACGCCTGA
- a CDS encoding CCA tRNA nucleotidyltransferase has translation MTRLPDAPWRRASGLDRLIEALGGAADTRFVGGAVRDTLLGLPVKDIDCATRLLPEESSRRIVAAGFKAIPTGIAHGTVTALLPSGPVEVTTLRRDVATDGRRAVVAFTDIWAEDAARRDFTINAMSADPFSGEVHDYFGGLADLKAGLVRFIGDPFQRIAEDHLRILRLFRFHERFGRGDPDPAALAACVARANDLMALSRERIADELLKLLGGRDPGPTIRLMTEHGLFRPIIPEIDGDGVARLERLIERERAAGVPADPLRRLGALLPADPAGQVAIAQRLKLSKAATKRLQAAALADDGPARALAYRFGPDVAADLLLRGPRPVDALELNHLRDWQRPKLPLGGGDLIARGLPAGPMVAATLQAIERRWVSEDFPGPERTEEIVGGELLQALRDRK, from the coding sequence ATAACCCGGCTGCCGGACGCGCCCTGGCGCCGGGCATCCGGCCTCGATCGATTGATCGAGGCGCTGGGCGGCGCCGCCGACACGCGCTTCGTCGGCGGCGCGGTCCGCGATACGCTGCTCGGCCTGCCGGTCAAGGATATCGACTGCGCGACCCGGCTGCTGCCCGAGGAGAGCAGCCGCCGCATCGTCGCGGCGGGTTTCAAGGCTATCCCCACCGGAATCGCCCACGGCACGGTGACGGCGCTGCTGCCATCGGGGCCGGTGGAGGTGACGACCCTGCGCCGCGATGTTGCCACCGACGGCCGCCGCGCCGTCGTCGCCTTCACCGACATATGGGCAGAGGATGCCGCCCGGCGCGACTTCACCATCAACGCGATGTCAGCCGATCCGTTCAGCGGAGAGGTGCATGACTATTTCGGCGGGCTGGCCGATCTGAAGGCCGGCCTCGTCCGCTTCATCGGCGACCCATTCCAGCGCATCGCCGAGGACCATCTGCGCATATTGCGGCTGTTCCGTTTCCATGAGCGCTTCGGGCGGGGCGACCCCGACCCCGCCGCCCTGGCCGCCTGCGTCGCCCGCGCCAACGACCTGATGGCGCTGTCGCGCGAGCGGATCGCCGATGAACTGCTGAAGCTGCTCGGCGGCCGCGACCCGGGGCCGACGATACGGCTGATGACCGAGCACGGCCTGTTCCGGCCGATCATTCCCGAAATCGATGGCGACGGCGTCGCGCGGCTCGAGCGCCTGATCGAACGCGAGCGCGCGGCCGGAGTGCCGGCCGATCCCCTGCGCAGACTCGGCGCATTGCTGCCCGCCGACCCGGCCGGACAGGTGGCGATCGCGCAGCGGCTCAAATTGTCGAAAGCGGCGACCAAAAGGCTCCAGGCCGCCGCCTTGGCGGACGACGGGCCCGCACGCGCCCTCGCCTATCGCTTCGGCCCGGATGTTGCGGCCGATCTGTTGTTGCGCGGGCCGCGACCCGTCGACGCGCTGGAGCTGAACCATCTGCGCGACTGGCAGCGCCCCAAGCTGCCGCTCGGCGGCGGCGACCTGATCGCGCGCGGCTTGCCCGCCGGGCCGATGGTGGCGGCTACGCTGCAGGCGATCGAAAGGCGATGGGTTTCGGAGGATTTCCCCGGCCCTGAGAGAACCGAGGAGATCGTCGGCGGCGAACTGCTTCAGGCGTTGCGCGACCGGAAATAG
- a CDS encoding CoA pyrophosphatase: MSPLAERLRRSLEANPDEAKPLVQHPTLNPDISRLTPAAVLVPIIDAPEPRVLLTVRHEALRAHAGQVAFPGGRLDPEDDGPVAGALREAWEEIGLPPEKVEIVGPTRSHATGSGYLITPVVGVIPNGLPLHPHEAEVAGIFEVPLGHLLAEANHLRRSAMFEGTTRHYFEIDWPHQRIWGVTAGLIVHLAPRLRAALEAAE; this comes from the coding sequence ATGAGCCCGCTAGCCGAGCGGCTTCGCCGCAGCCTCGAAGCCAACCCGGACGAAGCGAAACCCCTCGTCCAGCATCCCACCCTCAATCCGGACATATCGCGGCTTACGCCGGCAGCCGTGCTGGTGCCGATCATCGACGCACCCGAGCCCCGCGTGCTGCTCACCGTTCGCCATGAGGCGCTGCGCGCGCATGCCGGCCAGGTCGCCTTCCCCGGCGGGCGGCTCGATCCCGAGGATGACGGCCCGGTCGCGGGCGCGCTGCGCGAGGCCTGGGAGGAGATCGGGCTGCCGCCCGAGAAGGTGGAGATCGTCGGCCCCACGCGCAGCCACGCAACCGGATCCGGCTATCTGATAACGCCGGTAGTCGGCGTGATCCCCAATGGTCTCCCCCTCCATCCGCACGAGGCCGAGGTTGCGGGAATCTTCGAGGTCCCGCTCGGCCATCTGCTGGCAGAGGCCAATCATCTGCGCCGATCAGCCATGTTCGAGGGAACGACGCGCCATTATTTCGAGATAGACTGGCCCCATCAGCGGATATGGGGCGTGACGGCCGGGCTGATCGTCCATCTCGCCCCGCGCCTGCGCGCCGCGCTCGAGGCCGCCGAATGA
- a CDS encoding DUF1285 domain-containing protein produces MPESRPSPDFAGLSLNDIAAYAAENRLPPVDKWNPEHCGDSTMRIASDGTWYHQGSPIGRPAMVRLFSTILRREADGSYVLVTPAEKLSITVDDAPFVAVELKSEGEGRDRRLAFRLNTGDLVVADADHPLTVAEKADGPHPYIKVRGGLDALISRPVYYELVNLALDSGEEPVGIWSEGQFFALDSQ; encoded by the coding sequence ATGCCCGAAAGCCGCCCCTCCCCCGATTTTGCCGGCCTGTCGCTGAACGACATTGCGGCGTACGCGGCAGAGAATCGCCTGCCTCCAGTCGACAAATGGAATCCGGAGCATTGCGGCGACAGCACGATGCGGATCGCCAGCGACGGGACCTGGTATCATCAGGGCAGCCCCATCGGCCGCCCCGCCATGGTGCGCCTGTTTTCGACGATCCTGCGGCGCGAGGCCGATGGCTCCTATGTGCTGGTGACCCCGGCCGAAAAGCTCAGCATCACGGTCGACGACGCGCCCTTCGTGGCAGTCGAACTCAAGAGCGAGGGCGAGGGGCGCGACCGCCGGCTGGCCTTCCGGCTCAACACCGGCGACCTCGTCGTCGCGGATGCCGATCACCCGCTGACCGTGGCCGAGAAGGCGGACGGGCCGCATCCTTATATAAAGGTGCGCGGGGGGCTCGACGCGCTGATCTCGCGGCCGGTCTATTATGAGCTGGTCAATCTGGCGCTGGATTCCGGAGAAGAGCCGGTCGGTATCTGGAGCGAAGGCCAATTCTTCGCGCTCGATTCGCAATGA
- a CDS encoding GNAT family N-acetyltransferase has product MIQLVPIASVPAAAIDHLLDLAFGTDRHGRTAYKLREGTDPVPELSFAAVEDGTLVGSIQCWPVELTEADGTRTPLILVGPVAVRPDRQRDGIGRLLMHKALAAADAADAAPMMLIGDAIYYDRFFGFSARHTSGWTLPGPVDRDRLLARLRPGQAIPEQASLGPSRVPALAPAIRR; this is encoded by the coding sequence TTGATCCAGCTCGTTCCCATCGCTTCGGTTCCGGCCGCCGCCATCGACCATCTGCTCGATCTGGCTTTCGGTACCGACCGACATGGGCGCACGGCCTATAAGCTGCGCGAGGGCACCGATCCGGTTCCGGAACTGAGCTTCGCGGCGGTTGAGGATGGCACGCTGGTCGGGTCGATCCAGTGCTGGCCCGTCGAATTGACCGAAGCCGACGGCACCCGCACCCCGCTGATCCTCGTCGGCCCCGTCGCGGTACGGCCCGATCGTCAGCGCGACGGCATCGGCCGCCTGCTGATGCACAAGGCGCTGGCCGCGGCCGATGCCGCTGATGCGGCGCCGATGATGCTGATCGGCGATGCGATCTATTATGATCGCTTCTTCGGCTTCTCGGCACGCCACACAAGCGGCTGGACCCTGCCGGGGCCGGTCGATCGCGATCGGCTGCTGGCCCGGCTGCGTCCCGGGCAGGCCATTCCGGAGCAGGCTTCGCTCGGCCCGTCCCGTGTTCCGGCGCTCGCCCCCGCGATACGGCGCTGA
- a CDS encoding glutathione S-transferase family protein, with protein MKLYDGAWAPSPRRVRIFLAEKGIEIERVVLDLRHGEHLEPDYAGINPQRQLPSLLLDDGTLIDDSIAICRYFEALQPDPPLFGGTPREIGLVEAWLRRIEHDCFQAVAIALRNRSPAFAGRAVSGQWPPIEQIPALVDRGRCMWDAFATVLDGHLADQAYIAGDDFTMADIAGLAAIDFGIDTRMPDPREGRPALARWHAAVAARPSASA; from the coding sequence ATGAAGCTCTACGACGGCGCCTGGGCGCCCAGCCCCCGGCGTGTGCGCATCTTCCTCGCCGAGAAGGGCATCGAGATCGAGCGCGTGGTTCTCGACCTCAGGCATGGCGAACATCTCGAGCCTGATTATGCCGGCATCAATCCGCAGCGGCAGTTGCCCTCACTGCTGCTCGACGATGGCACGCTGATCGACGATTCGATCGCCATCTGCCGTTATTTCGAGGCTCTTCAGCCCGATCCGCCTCTGTTCGGGGGGACACCGCGCGAAATCGGCCTTGTCGAAGCATGGCTGCGTCGAATCGAGCATGACTGCTTCCAGGCCGTGGCGATCGCGCTGCGCAACAGGTCGCCCGCTTTCGCCGGGCGCGCGGTCAGCGGACAATGGCCGCCGATCGAACAGATTCCCGCGCTGGTCGACCGCGGACGCTGCATGTGGGACGCTTTTGCCACGGTGCTCGACGGGCATCTCGCCGACCAGGCTTATATTGCCGGGGATGATTTCACGATGGCCGACATCGCCGGGCTGGCCGCGATCGACTTCGGCATCGACACCCGGATGCCGGACCCCCGCGAAGGCCGGCCGGCCCTTGCCCGCTGGCATGCGGCGGTTGCGGCCCGGCCCTCGGCTTCGGCGTGA
- a CDS encoding SDR family oxidoreductase, with the protein MTPEFGNSRTAIVTGAAKRIGAEIASALAADGWDVLVHYRHSAAEAKALAARLPRARAVAADLATADGADRVIAALAGMPPPALLVNSASSFVYDSLDDFSVEAWDMHMAANARGPALLSRAFAAAVPEGQGGLIVNMLDAKLSGLNPDFFTYTISKIAFAGVHELLARSLASSHIRVNAIAPSVTLVSGPQSRENFEKVHALNPLGRGVEVSEIVAALRFLIAVPTITGQTITLDGGQRFLGLARDVQYLDQEP; encoded by the coding sequence ATGACCCCGGAGTTCGGAAACAGCAGGACGGCGATCGTCACCGGCGCCGCCAAGCGGATCGGCGCCGAGATCGCGTCCGCGCTCGCCGCGGACGGCTGGGATGTGCTGGTCCATTATCGCCACTCGGCGGCCGAGGCGAAGGCGCTGGCCGCGCGGCTGCCCCGCGCCCGCGCGGTGGCGGCCGACCTAGCCACGGCCGACGGCGCGGATCGGGTGATCGCGGCGCTCGCCGGCATGCCGCCGCCCGCGCTGCTGGTGAACAGCGCTTCCTCCTTCGTCTATGATTCGCTCGACGATTTCTCGGTCGAGGCGTGGGACATGCACATGGCCGCCAATGCGCGGGGCCCCGCGTTGCTGTCCCGCGCCTTCGCGGCTGCCGTGCCCGAAGGGCAGGGCGGGCTGATCGTCAACATGCTCGATGCCAAGCTGTCCGGGCTCAACCCCGATTTCTTCACCTACACCATCTCGAAGATCGCCTTTGCCGGGGTGCATGAGCTGCTCGCGCGCTCGCTTGCCTCCTCGCATATCCGGGTCAATGCGATCGCCCCCTCGGTAACGCTGGTTTCGGGGCCGCAAAGCCGGGAGAATTTCGAGAAGGTCCACGCGCTCAATCCGCTCGGCCGCGGGGTCGAAGTGTCGGAGATCGTCGCCGCGCTGCGCTTCTTGATCGCGGTGCCGACGATCACGGGCCAGACGATCACGCTCGATGGCGGGCAGCGCTTCCTCGGCCTTGCCCGCGATGTCCAATATCTCGATCAGGAGCCCTGA
- a CDS encoding dihydroneopterin aldolase, producing MDPASLDGLVPAHLHPRTRRIVLRDFAVPVDIGFHDFEVGNPQRVSVTVEVWLDEAAFASEDKVAVAWDYDFLRTEILALVAGRRFNLQEVLAREIYTLVAARAGVMGLRIAISKPDVYPDCAAVGVELSSF from the coding sequence ATGGATCCCGCCTCGCTCGACGGGCTCGTGCCCGCCCATCTGCATCCCCGCACCCGCCGGATCGTGCTGCGCGATTTCGCGGTGCCGGTGGATATCGGCTTCCATGATTTCGAGGTCGGCAATCCGCAGCGTGTCTCGGTCACCGTCGAGGTGTGGCTCGACGAGGCCGCCTTCGCCTCGGAGGACAAGGTGGCGGTCGCCTGGGACTATGATTTCCTGCGCACCGAGATACTCGCGCTGGTCGCGGGGCGCCGCTTCAATCTCCAGGAGGTGCTGGCGCGCGAAATCTACACCCTCGTCGCCGCGCGCGCTGGCGTCATGGGGCTCCGTATCGCGATCAGCAAGCCCGACGTTTATCCCGATTGCGCGGCGGTGGGCGTGGAACTGAGCTCGTTCTGA
- a CDS encoding energy transducer TonB, whose amino-acid sequence MAYGDQTMSTRKAVSIAMVIVLHAVIGYAFVTGLAYNVVKKVARDLKTFDVEEEAPPPPDKPPPPPPETKIEPPPVIAPPPIVQVAPTVAPPIVSVPTPPPPVIHETAPPAPPPPAVSRPGKPRGNPSEWVTTEDYPSADLRAENQGVSAAELTVGADGKASNCKITSSSGFPGLDAKTCQMLLRRSRFTPQLDGNGQPMPFTYRQRVRWQIPKD is encoded by the coding sequence ATGGCTTACGGTGATCAAACCATGAGCACCCGCAAGGCGGTGTCGATAGCCATGGTGATCGTTCTCCATGCGGTCATCGGCTACGCCTTCGTCACTGGGCTTGCTTATAACGTCGTCAAGAAGGTCGCCCGCGATCTGAAGACGTTCGACGTCGAAGAGGAGGCTCCTCCGCCCCCGGACAAGCCGCCGCCCCCGCCGCCTGAAACCAAGATCGAGCCGCCGCCCGTGATCGCGCCGCCGCCGATCGTTCAGGTCGCGCCGACCGTGGCTCCGCCGATCGTATCGGTGCCGACGCCGCCGCCGCCGGTGATTCACGAAACTGCGCCGCCGGCTCCTCCGCCGCCTGCCGTTTCGCGCCCCGGCAAGCCGCGCGGCAATCCGAGCGAGTGGGTGACGACCGAAGATTATCCGTCCGCGGATCTTCGCGCCGAGAACCAGGGCGTCAGCGCTGCCGAACTCACTGTGGGCGCCGATGGCAAGGCTTCGAACTGCAAGATCACTTCGTCGAGCGGTTTCCCGGGCCTGGATGCGAAGACCTGTCAGATGCTGCTGCGTCGTTCGCGGTTCACGCCGCAGCTCGATGGCAACGGCCAGCCCATGCCTTTCACTTATCGTCAGCGTGTCCGCTGGCAGATCCCGAAAGACTGA